Within Sorghum bicolor cultivar BTx623 chromosome 2, Sorghum_bicolor_NCBIv3, whole genome shotgun sequence, the genomic segment AGATTGGTTGGATAGGGAGAGAGAGCAGCTCACACGAACAGTGCCATGAACATTAAGACACTGACTTATAAAGAAACTATCGTGTCTCTATTTATAGAGGAGACTTGACTTGGCACTCGAGACACCCTATGTAAACATGATCCTTTACTTCcgaacttatcaagatacttgCCTAAGAAATAGATTTAGTGCAGCCTAGCTAGGGCGGCTGGCGGCGGTGCCCCCTGGCCACATGGGCTATGGCTGGTCTAGGATGGACCATGTTACGGTCCAGCTGGTCCATGGCCATCTGGTCCGTAACAATAACCTACAGTGCTCACTAAATTTCTTGATTCTTCAATGTCCATCTGTAGTTATTCTACCAATAACTCTGTCCATCTTTTACAACAGGCAAGATCATATGTCTTTCTGGGCCACCAGGAGTTGGGAAAACCAGTATTGGTCGTTCAATTGCACGTGCACTGAACCGCCAGTTCTACAGGTTTTCTGTTGGAGGTTTGgctgatgtggctgaaatcAAGGTACAAAACAGATATTGCTGATATGTCATGTGCAGCTGCATGTGGTTGTATAAGTAACTTTTCAACAATCTCAGGGCCATCGACGCACGTATGTTGGTGCAATGCCAGGGAAGATGGTGCAGTGTCTTAAATCAGTTGGGACAGCAAATCCTCTAGTATTGATAGATGAGATTGACAAGGTGCTCAAACAACTGGTTATTGTCCATTTGGTCTTATTTTGCTTGAGATGCTAAACTGCTAATAATAGCCTGTATTATATACTTGCATAATGGCATGTGATGCACTTTGAGTCTTTGACGCAGAATGGACTTTCCACAGTTACTTTCTTCAATGTGGCAACTTGTGTGCATGCTTTATTAACGCTAACTTGTACTTGTCTGTCTTGCAGCTTGGGAAGGGGCATTCTGGCGATCCAGCTAGTGCATTGTTGGAACTCCTCGATCCTGAGCAGAATGTTAATTTCTTAGATCACTACCTTGATGTTCCTATTGACCTATCCAAGGTTAGTTCTTGTTCCCTCAGGAGTTGCGTGTTTGACTGTCTACATGTGGTTGGCTTCACAATTTAACCTTTTTTTTTGGCCATGTTTATTCTTTTAAATATGGACAACAAAGCTTATTCTTAACAGATTGATAGTTTATAGTTGTCATCACCATCTCATTGTCTTGCATTCTCACACATCTTGCTGTTATCATTAGGTACGCACATTGCTGATTATTGTGCTATCATATCATTCACATGCAATGCTGCTAAGTGCTAATGTACTACTGTAAGTTGTGATTAGTAGGTTGCACCAAACAACATCCTTAGTATTATGTTTTGTTCTATACGATGAGATCCATAGCAGTAGGATGGTCTTCGGTACACTTCAAGTGAATAACTTCCACACAATCCTCTGCCTCTCCAACCTTTTTTTATTCCTGCTGTTTCGAGTGTCGTGTttaactatttagttcattctACTTTCTGTTTGTAATATTCTTGTCAGTAGGATGATCTTCGGTACACTTCAAGTGCATAACTTCCACACAATCCTCTGCCTCTCCAACCTTTTTTATTCCTGCTGTTTCGAGTGTCTTCGGTCGTGTTTAACTATTTATTTCATGCTACTTTCTGTTTGTAATATTCTTGTCATCTCTAAAACATTGTTTATGAAAATTAGGTTCTGTTCGTTTGCACAGCGAACGTAATAGAGATGATACCAAATCCGTTACTGGATAGGATGGAGATCATTGCTATAGCTGGGTATATAACTGATGAAAAGGTGCATATTGCTCGAGACTATCTAGAGAAGAATACAAGACAGGCTTGTGGCATAAAGCCTCAACAGGTATCTTGGACACTTCTCTCTTATAATCTTCCTTTCATTCAATATTATGTGCATGAGAATAAACTATTAAGCATAGAACATTTGTTTTTAAAGCAACATTGGAATTTCCATAAATAAAACAACAAACAACACAAAGAAAGGGAAAAATTGTTGTAAACCCTATGCTTTTATAATGTCTATGCGTAAACCACCTAATCTATACTGACACAGTTTCAGCAGTATGTGAAGTGCCCCAATAGGCCAGTACACTTGCTTCTTATTTCTGATTCCACGTTATTATCAATTTTGGACTTAACTGTTCTGCCATGCACATCTACAGGTTGAAGTTACAGATGCTGCTCTTCTTGCTCTCATTGAAAATTACTGCCGAGAAGCTGGAGTGAGGAACCTTCAAAAGCAGATTGAGAAAATTTACCGTAAGGTGTGTAAAATAATTTCTGCATACTGATCTGACCCCTCTATCAGAGAGGGGAAAAATGTTGGCTGATTGTTGATAATGGTTAAGCAACCTCAAGGCATTAGTATGGCAAGGTTGCTTTTAGTTTTAGAGCCAATGCTTCCATTAATATCCTCTGCTCGCCAATATGATCATACTCTTACTTCTGAAATATCTTACAAACTTTTTACCTCCGCAGATAGCTCTGCAGCTTGTTCGCCAAGGGGTGTCAAATGAGCCAGACCAGGAGTCTCCCAGTGTCACTGTAAGTGAGGAATCTAGTAGTGGTGATAGCACCACAGCAAAAGATGAGATTTTGAAGGATCCTGCTGTAGAAGATGCTTCAGTCGCCAATAATGTTACAAATCCTGCCTCTGAGGAAGCTAATGAAGTAAATTTGACAACTGAAGCACCAAAAGAAGACAACACATCTAAGGTATAGTGTGTCATTCcttggttttatttttttttcaaaaaagtaTTCACACTTAATTTTGTTCTGCCCTGTTGCCTGTTAATGTGCAAAATGGTCCTCTACATTGTATCTGTTCTGCTGATTGACGCACTGCTTATCCTTGTGTATGGCAGCCGGGTATTGTTGGTTGGTCAAATATAATTTTATAGATTATTGGACATCAATCAATGTTCCCTGTCTGTGTCCATTGTGTTAGCCTGAAAACCACTTATGCGATTGCTAGCTCACTCAACAAATGTGCAATATAGACTCAGGAGAGTGGGAAACAAATCAAACAATATTATATTATGATGTTAGTTACTGATTCCTGTATTCTGTAGGGCAACAAGGACACATATGGAGCAGCAGAAGATGCAGCAGACAAGGCAATTGAAAAGGTTGTGGTTGATTCATCAAACCTCGGCGACTTTGTTGGGAAACCTGTGTTCCAGGCTGAGCGTATATATGAGCAGACACCTGTTGGAGTGGTCATGGGCTTAGCTTGGACTGCTATGGGTGGTTCTACTTTGTACATCGAAACAACAAAAGTGGAGGAGGGGGAAGGGAAAGGTGCACTTGTGCTGACGGGAcagcttggagatgtcatgaaagAGAGTGCTCAGATAGCGCACACAGTTGGCAGAGCTGTATTACTGGAGAAAGAGCCAGATAATCAGTTCTTTGCAAACTCGAAGCTGCACTTGCATGTTCCTGCAGGGTCCACCCCTAAGGATGGCCCTAGTGCTGGATGCACCATGATAACATCTATGCTGTCCTTAGCTATGGGAATGCCTGTCAAGAAGGACCTTGCAATGACAGGTGAAGTAACATTAACTGGAAGAATCCTCCCAATCGGCGGGGTATGTTTTCTTTGTTCCCTACTCAAGCTTGGTTTTACATTTTAAATGTATTGTTTTTAGACAAACATGATCAGCCAGCCAATGACTTCTGCATGTGAAACGAGGAAGTGTCACTTGACTGAAAAATGTGGAAGTGTTTTCCTTGGTTCATCTTTGCCGTGCCTCCTGATATAATGATAGGCTTAGCATTCAGATGCTAGGTGGCATCCAAAGCAGATGACAGTGCCTTAATGAGTTAATAATGTTAACACCCATGCGGTTCAGCATGCCTAGTATGGTTTCATGCATCGGATCACTGGACACTCACTCTTGTTTCTTCTCTCTATATATCAGGTAAAAGAGAAAACGATTGCGGCAAGGAGAAGTGCGATAAAGACACTCATATTTCCAGCAGCGAATAAAAGGGACTTTGACGAGCTTGCTTCTAATGTGAAGGAAGGCCTCGAAGTTCATTTTGTTGACACATACGGTGAAATATATGATTTAGCTTTTCAGAGTGACGCGGGGACAGAAACAAGCTTAGATGATTTAGCTTTACAGGATTGAGATTTTTTTGTTTCCCTGAACTGGTTACAGGCCAAATACCAATCGGAGGCAGGAAGACCATTGTAACCGAGATGAGTGGAGTTAATTGACAGTCACgagaaaaagaaatattttttgctCCCCAGATAACACCATTGAATTTTGAAGAGATTTTTTGGCTAAGGTTGTACTAGTGTGCTAGGTCAGCTAGGTTGTATTAGCCTATAATAggaataagaaaagaaaacagcgTAAACTATATGTCGTAGCACACTTTGTTATCCAAAAGCAGCATTGATGCACCATCTGTTATTCGTTAAATATATTTTGGTAGGTGGTAGACATTCTTCtggtatatatttatttattgtacaaaaagCTGGGCAGTAGGCTATGAAGTTTTTTTTTACTCGTTCTGTACGTATACGTGAGCGTGGACAGTGGAGTTAGCCTGTCTTTGCTCGTGCGGGGGGTGAGGctttgttcagttcgcaaattttttgattttgatattgtagcatttttgtttttatttaacaaatattgttcaatcataaagtaactaggcttaaaaaatttgtctcataatttatagataaactgtgtaattaatatatatatatatatatatatatatatatatatatatatatatatatatatatatataggactgCGCTAATAGGTACCCTGGGTACTGATTATTATTTGGTACCCGAGCCCCCAGCAACATGCGCATGCAAGCGTCTGAGGCAGGTAGTCACGATCCCCTCCGGTCCACCCAGCGTCCCGCGCGTTCCCTTCGACGGTGTGGTTTTCTTCCACACATCCGGTTTTCTATTTCCTTTTGCGTGGACTTTTCAAGTTCTTTTTTTTCatgtttcttttttatttgcGTGAACTTTTCACGTTTGTATTTTCTTTTCACATTTCTGTTTCCtttttttaaaacttttcacgttctttttcttttcataatttctttcttttttgcgtggacttttcccattctttttttgCATCACTTTTGTGTGGACTTTTCATGTTCTTTGTTGCATCTTTTTTTTGCATTTTTCTTGGCAGTGCCTACAGTATATTGCCATCAGGAACAATGAATTTTTATAGTTAAAGTGCAAAACTGTTATAAGTACAAAATCATGCTAAGTTTTCAATTATTAATCCCTGTCAAGAATAACATTTTTTAGTTTTCAATATAAACTGTTAAGTATTTGTTCataaagaacaataaaattgtCAAATCAAAGTATGTGCAGCATTTTCTATGTTTGTCTAGGATCAAAGTATAAAAGTTGGTGACAAACATATTTGTTACCAAAGTAACTTGAAATTTTGTAACTTTAATACAATTCTAGTGgctactagggccttgtttagttccaaaaactgaaaagttttcgaaactgtagcactttcgtttgtttgtggtaaatattgtccaattatagactaactagaatcaaaagatttatctcgtgatttacagtcaaactgtgtgattagtttttattttcgtctatatttaatgtttcatgcatgtgccgtaagattcgatgtgacagggaatcctgaaactttttggatttcggagtgaactaaacaaggcctagactgATCTTTGTAACATTCCCGTATATGAAGAATACTACAGCAGTAGCACTGTATAGGGAGCAGAAGCAGAGCAGGGCAGCATACAGGACGAACCACCCTACGGAAAGCACAGGTTAGACAACCCCGAATGCATCCTGCTTTTATCAAAACCATTAATAATACAATTAGTTAAGTACAAAAATACTAGCAGAtaaaatataaactatttacctAAAAACATTATAGAGCAAGCTATCTGGAAACTACAAATGTTTATATTTTGTTCTTTCAGATGAAAATGGTAAAAATGTTCACCATCCAATGGAGAGTGTCTTGTCTTTTTCAGAGTGAATAATCTGTTGTGTATAATTATATATGACAagcattaaaatatttttatgagTTAAGTATGGTAATAGCATAAACTTAGTTTACAGTAAATTCAATAATCCAAGGATACATTATAGATACTCAAGAAAACGGTAAAAAATTAATGTAGTACCTAAGTAATATGTTATTATACTTATACTAATATAAATGGATCAACTGGAAGTCTGGAACCTTATATAGCTTGAAACAAAACAAAAGGGAAAGTATTATGAGCCCTGTTTCAAAGGCAACGCCTAGGCATCCAGGGCGAACCTAGCTCGCTGGGGAACAGTGATGCCTTGTCGCCTAGGCGCACACCTAGATCTTGCCTGGACGCCTAGTCACCCTTGAAACCAAGATTATGTGTAGAAGatagtaggataccataaataATTCTATAACAATCTATTATAGCACATGTAATAGAGGATATCAGGATTCTAATAGTTTAGAGGTAGGCCACGGCGACATGTACATCTGTGGTAATCAACTAAAAGCATCCATCCACACAAGAAGGTTTCTTTCctgcaaaaaagaaaaacataaatTTGGCTTGAGAGGGAAATTAGAATGCTAGATGTAAATAATCAAAACCGAATAGGCAAGAAAAGTTGCTATCTAGACTTAACATCCAGTTCTGCAGTAGACAAAAAAAGAGACATTATCCTACAAACTCAGGTGCTACTTTGTGATTTCTTAAATAACTTAGTGAACATCAATGAATCAACATTTTTAATGGGAAAAAGGAAGTATAAAATATAGCAAAGAAAAGCAACTAAAGCTGGGAGGCGCCACCAACAGTTATACATGTTTAGCTTACCCTAAAATGCAATCAACAATACTAGTTGGTTTTGTACTCTTCCCTATGCCATGCCCATTCATAATTGAacatctaaaaaaatataatttagaTGTAAAGATATCACATATGAATACTGAGAAAAATGGTATTTCCTGAACTGTTCTGAACCCAACTCTGTCGGTCCAGCGTAGCAAACTTGGAAGCTACAGATTAGTTGGATCTGCGTGACTGAAAAATCTAAAAGAAAATCATATGAAAGTTTGCAAGTGGATCTTCATACATGAGCACTAATTTGTGAATGCACTAGCATATTTCATCTTGCCTATATAATCCCTAGATATCTATATTCACAAATAAAAATACAGTAGCACATGAACTTATTCCTTCCATAAAATAGACCAGAAATCTTTTCTTATGTTCCTTAGTTGACAATTCGATGTCTCTTAATTAACAAATTAATGCACAAATTAAATTAAAGAACCTCAAGGCCAGTCTTACCTCGGCATGTAGGACATGTTGAGTGAGAGGCATTAGCAACAGGAGCAGGGCACTAGGGCGAGCGGTACGAGCAGAGGACAGATGGATTGTCTACAATAAGCAAATAACACCACAAATGGACATTAAACCTGTAACCTATAAGACTCAGTCTACATCACAAATTCACAATGCCCTTCAACCTGTAACCTCCTAGATCAGTTCATGCCCAAGGTTAAGCTGATGAGCACATAAGAAAGGAAGCTACTGAACTAGGAAGAGGAAAAGTGATATATGGTTGTGAATACTCTATAGTAAGCAAGATGGCCAGACATAAGACTACTGCAGCCCCTTCCAAAATATCCACTAGACAGGTCTCACATGGTCAGGTGTATCTGCGAGCTTCAAAACAGTAGAACTTGGGTCGATAACATACACTGCAAGCATGCTGCTATCCCAAATATCCATCGCACTTACATCTCTAGTCACATGATTAAAGGTTCAACTAGGCTACCAACTACCTGTAGAACGACTATGAAGACGCTAGAATAAAGGGGTATATGCAAGAGGGCTTTAGTTGATTAAGGGCACCAGAAAATATATTTGTGGGTCAAATAACATAACTTGTGGATAGGGCAGTAGAGGCTTATGAAAGAATAACTGAACATAGAATGGATAGTGCATAATATGAAAAACCAACACACATAAAGGATGATAAAAACATTTTGTGCTAAGGTAgcagattttttttgtttaggaAGGACTTAGCAAAAAGAGTTGTCAAAAGCTACTGGGGAGCTAAACAGATAAGGGACTGTCATAGCCATCGAATAGGTCAAACAGGCCAAACGAGGGAATTGGTAAAAGAGAGTTGCAGGAGTTGAATGGATGATTGGAGTTGGATGGAAGCTGGTACCGCCACTGCCAAATACACGGTGAACATGCGGAAGAGGTAGACTATATGCACCATGAGAAATGAACTGCATCTACCAGGCGAGATAACAGGAGGAACCGCCCTCTTCTCCCGGGACATAATTGAAAAGTTGAGGAAAAAACTAAcataaaaagaaagaagaaaagagGGGCGGTGGAAACACACCAAAGGGAGGCGCCGAGGCTGTTTTTGGTGGCTCGGGAAATAGCTTATTGAGCATCCACAACCCCTTGTGACCAAATTTATTTCTAACCACATACTTGGAGATGTTTACTTAACTAAAAAATATTAATGAACTGGATCACAGAATAAGACTGTTGTGAGTGTCTAAAATAAAGAACAAGATATGAGATCAGAATATAGTGTTCCTACTGAAACACATTTCATATTCGTACTGAAGCATTCTCAAGTGGGCGATAGCTAGAAGATAAAACAATAATATGATTAGCAGTTCATTAGATTAAACAAGAGAGGAGTTCAGGTCTTGAAAATGTAagctgaaaataaaataaaataaaaacaggTAATAAGATGGACAACTAAACTGAAAGTCAAAAGACATAAATGAAGGTCCGACTCCTCATCAATCCTCGCTATACAGCCTGCAGTAATCTGTGaacaataaatataaataaggtATATCTAAGTGAGGTAAACAATCTGCAGGCTCCTTTCACGCAACAAGGAAAAAGCCAGAGAACAGAAGTATCCAAGGAAGCAGAGCACACATCTGGTTTTGATGGCATCTCAAAAACAAAAAGATGAAATTAAAGTAAAGTTTCAATTTGAATTGACAATTCAGAGCATATACAATTTTTTAACCTCATGGGAACATGTTTGAGTCCAGAATTCAATTAGTAATAGCATGCAGAGCACATGATAGTCCTGTGTTGCAATTCCCCAACATAAGCTGAACAAAAATACCCGCATGACATTTGAAAGAATGGACTCATTTAATAAAAGATGATCTTTTGGAGCATGAAACACTTGAATTTTACAAGGAAGACAGTCCATGAGGGGAAGATAGGAGGAAGACAAAATTACCTGAGGCACACAAACATggaaaaactaatattgtccAACAGTCTTTCAATTTGAGTTGTTTCTGGATCTGCCACTGAATGTCTCACTTAGGCATCAGCCTAGAGCCCCTTCTCATTCAGAATCGTCATTACAAAATCCCACCAAGCCATGACAAGAGTCAGTTTGGTTGACAGGTCAGAGAAGGCATAAGCTGAATAAGTGAAGTCTCCGAGGCATACTACTTGGATAGCTAGATCTTCAATCAAAATTGACCAAACTCTAGCTGCAGTGATGATCAAGTTTCAAGTTTTAATTTCCATGCTTATGCATCGAGTCAAGCAAAAAAGAAGCTGCTAATTAATCCACCACAGTTACTATATCACAACAGCAACACTTATAAATTAATCATAGCACTAAATCTTGTACCTCAGCATCAGTAGTTAACTGAATAAGTGAATTCACCCAATTACAATTTTATTGATGAATCATACTACATATGTGtttctaaataatatttttattgtcATGTAGCAGGCTAGGATTTCTACAACGACCTGTTTTGTAGAACAATCCTAGTATTATCAAACTGTCTGCAGCAAATACTACCTCTGTGCCATATATATGGTCGTTTGGGAGGCTGGTGAAGAGTAAAATGCCTGCATGCCTCTACTATCCAATAATTACATAAGCTGAAGTACTGTAAATGAAGAAGCTGCTGCCACTAACGGGCTACGTGCTGGCGAGTGAGTGGGTGATGGGTGAGTGCAGGTGGACAGCTGCTGGTACAGTTCCTATAGGTAGGCAAACAACACTTTCAAAGGGACAAAATTTGAATCCTAGAATGACATTTTTTATGGGACAGATGGAGTATATTTTTTCCCAACATATCTAGTTGGTGACACTTAGAACCAAAATAGGAGAGATAGCCTGATAGTTTACAGTTAAATTGTTTCATGTGAAAATAGTCTACAATAAAATGGGAGTAAATTACACGGCCGGTCCTTAAAGTATTATGTGGTTTTCATCTAGGTCCTCAAACTATGAAATCGCTCGTCTGACTCCCTAATGTATTTAGGTGATCTCATCTAGGTCCCCAAACTACGAAATCGTGCGTCTGACTCCCTAATGTATTTAAGTGATCTCATATAGGTCCAAAATACACATAAGAAGGGTTAGAAGCTAACATGATCATCCACATGGATATGATTTAAGCACATGATCCTTGATTTAAGTCCATGGGTGCAGCCGCTGGCTCGTCCCTGTTCACCATCACAGCGCCCACGGCATACGATCTGGTCATGTAGACGGCAATAGCGGTTGGTCACACGAGTGAGCGTAACACTGGATAACCGCAAACCAAGCCCCTCTTCTCCCATATCTACCTTACCCCGCTCGGCAGTGTAACCGGCCGCCATTGCTGCCTACATGACCAGGTCGTATGCTGCGGGCACTGTTATGGTGAGCAGGGACGAGCCAGCGGCCGCACACGTGGGCTTAAATCAGGGATCATGTGCTTAAATCATATCTATGTGGATGACCATGTCAGCTTCTAACCCTCCTTATGTATATTTTGGACCTATATGAGATCACTTAAATACATTAGGGAGTCAGACGTGCGATTTTGTAGTTTGGGACCTAGGTGAGATCACTTAAATACATTAGGGAGTCAGACGTGCGATTTCGTAGTTTGGGGACCTAGATGAAAACTACGTAATACTTTAAGGACCGGCCGTGTAATTTACTCATAAAATGGCTGGTTTcttctaaaaatattctacaatAAAATGGCTTCCTGGAGAAACATCAAAATACTCAACTTTAGAGCCATGAAGGAAAGAAGGGACACCAATTCAACAATCAGGAACTGGACAGGTGAACAGGTCTGTGTTGactgaaaataaaaaacaattacAAAGCATAACTAATATGAGGAAAAAAGGTCCCTTGCAGTAATCTATAAATGATACAAATAAGCTAAACAACCTCCAGGCTCATTTCATGCAACAAGGGAAAGATAGAGAATTACCCATGCGAGCAGAACATAGATCGATTTTAATGGTAGATGAGATCATGCCGTGTTGCTGCAACAGTGTTGTACTGCTATTTTGCACTAGAACAATGTAAAAaacaaaattaaatataaaagtTGCGATGTGCATATATTCTTAAACAAATTAAACACGTGGCCTGAAAGTACCTCAACTTGCATCTTCCTGTAAATAGATTCCAGAACAGAATCAAACAATCTTCGTTAGATCTTGGATCTGCACACAACACAAGAAAGTCAGATTGTCAAACAATCATTAATTCTCATCCCCAACAATAAAAGGGACCAAAATTGGGGCATCGAATGTGAGTCAGGATGGATGGGTACCATGCTAGGGGATAGTTGAGGTGAGCGATTCTCCTCGTACATATAAGGTGAGGGTGCCACTACTACCGTCGAATCATGTTGAGGGGCTCTGTGGAGGGATGTTGTCGATGCCGCGGATACGACGCCGCCATGGACACCGCCGCCGATGCCGACAGCTGTAGATTGGTGCTGCAGGTATGGCGAGGACATCGCCGCCGCCGAATCTATCGGGCAAGGTAGCTGCGGATAAGGCGTGGCCGCCGTCGTGGATTCCTCAGCATAGGGATtgggaagaaggtgaagatttggagacgagAAGACAAACTGCTACCAGCTCGATGCAATGGGATGGGTAGTAGCTGCGGGCCCAAGTGCAGAGAGCTCGCCGGAACCGAACAATGGAGCAGGCGCGGCAGCGAGCTGAGGCTGTGCGGCGGGGGTGGCGGCAAGCTGGGCTCGTGTGGTGAGGGCGGCGGCGAGCAGGGTCCGTGCGACGAGGGCGGATAAAAAAACCGGCGTCTCCCACGATCAATAAATATTGGAATGGGAAAATTGGATAgggaaaataataataataataataataataataataataataataataataataataataataataataataatataagagGTGGGTGctggaaagaaaagaaagacggAGGCAGCACCCGCCAACGTGTGGCTCGAGCAGCGGTGCGTTGGGTTCGCTCGGGTACTAACCATTATTTAGTACCCAGGGTATAATATagagaagatatatatatatatatatatatatatatataatgtaccATACATGTGTGAATCTTGAAAGCGTGGACAGTGCAGCCAGCAGGGGTTGAAGTCGAAGTCGGAACGGAAGTCGACTGCAGgacgggccgggccgggccgagCGGGTCCGATCCACCCTCACCCTCAAGGCGCCCATTTAGGTATTCGGAGCCGACGGTCGATTCGCCTCCGGTCTGTGATCCTgatccgccgccaccgccaaggtgactcctctcctctcctctcctcgtcGTATCCCAAATTCCCGATCCATCCTGTTTGTTGATGTATGTAAACGTGCTGCAGGCATCTGCCATCCATAAATTCAAGACAAGATTATTGATCAGGAGGTGGGGGCGGCGCCATGTCCAGTTCCAGTAAGCGGCGAGGCGTCGTAGGCCAGGACGACGAGCCGAGGCCAAGCCGCCGTCGacacgccgccggccgccgtaAGCTCCTGTACCTGGTGCTGGATGACTGGAAGAATGGCTTCAGTATCTACAAGATTGATCCCGACGCTTTGGTGGATgaggggcaggggcaggggcacCTCCCCGAGCCCCCAGTGGTGCGGCTAGAGTCACCGATGGGCTCCGTACACCATGACCGTGTGTTCTTCTCCGCGCTAGGCACCAAGATGTTGGTTTTCATGAACCACCGCTGCGCCGTCGTGTACGACACCGAGACGGCGGCGGTGTCCGTGGGCCCCCACGCCCCTGCTCGGATGCTGTGCGGCTCCGGCGTCACCGTGCCTGCCGGCGGCATGGTCTATGCA encodes:
- the LOC8077511 gene encoding lon protease homolog, mitochondrial — protein: MLRAAAAAAAILPVRFAAAPTVAAAEELRSPLLRVIGTLRGGRGSVLLGRRVRFCSNSSASDSEAAAAEAKAEDATAAEGEADSKASSAIVSTNTNLDDCLSVIALPLPHRPLFPGFYMPMYVKDQKLLQALIENRKRSAPYAGAFLVKDEEGTDPNIVTGSDSEKSIDDLKGKDLLKRLHEVGTLAQITSIQGDQVVLFGHRRLRITEMVEEDPLTVKVDHLKENPYNKDDDVMKATSFEVISTLRDVLRTSSLWKDHVQTYQQHIGDFNYQRLADFGAAISGANKLHCQEVLEELDVYKRLKLTLELIKKEMEISKLQQAIAKAIEEKISGDQRRYLLNEQLKAIKKELGLETDDKTALSAKFKERIELKKDKCPPHVLQVIEEELTKLQLLEASSSEFSVTRNYLDWLTVLPWGNYSDENFDVHHAQKILDEDHYGLNDVKERILEFIAVGKLRGTSQGKIICLSGPPGVGKTSIGRSIARALNRQFYRFSVGGLADVAEIKGHRRTYVGAMPGKMVQCLKSVGTANPLVLIDEIDKLGKGHSGDPASALLELLDPEQNVNFLDHYLDVPIDLSKVLFVCTANVIEMIPNPLLDRMEIIAIAGYITDEKVHIARDYLEKNTRQACGIKPQQVEVTDAALLALIENYCREAGVRNLQKQIEKIYRKIALQLVRQGVSNEPDQESPSVTVSEESSSGDSTTAKDEILKDPAVEDASVANNVTNPASEEANEVNLTTEAPKEDNTSKGNKDTYGAAEDAADKAIEKVVVDSSNLGDFVGKPVFQAERIYEQTPVGVVMGLAWTAMGGSTLYIETTKVEEGEGKGALVLTGQLGDVMKESAQIAHTVGRAVLLEKEPDNQFFANSKLHLHVPAGSTPKDGPSAGCTMITSMLSLAMGMPVKKDLAMTGEVTLTGRILPIGGVKEKTIAARRSAIKTLIFPAANKRDFDELASNVKEGLEVHFVDTYGEIYDLAFQSDAGTETSLDDLALQD
- the LOC8084970 gene encoding uncharacterized protein LOC8084970 gives rise to the protein MSSSSKRRGVVGQDDEPRPSRRRHAAGRRKLLYLVLDDWKNGFSIYKIDPDALVDEGQGQGHLPEPPVVRLESPMGSVHHDRVFFSALGTKMLVFMNHRCAVVYDTETAAVSVGPHAPARMLCGSGVTVPAGGMVYALSHRYFDKEDPHAFHLMMQQQGKGGGWSWKTLPEPPPALTIRQIVISHARAAP